The proteins below are encoded in one region of Corynebacterium sphenisci DSM 44792:
- a CDS encoding electron transfer flavoprotein subunit beta/FixA family protein, whose amino-acid sequence MPNIVVLVKQVPDTWSERKLSEDDYTLDRDSADAVLDEINENAVEAALELKEAHGGNVTVATVGPERAVESLRKALAMGADDAVILSDDAVAGSDAVQTAWALSNVLDAIGEFDVVIAGNASTDGGTGTVPAALGVYRGLPVLTHMRSVAIEGETITGERETEDGIYELKASLPAIVSVTEKANSPRFASFKGIMAAKKKPVRELTLADVAAEPEQLGVENSATNVTGVTPKPEKSAGEIVADDGAGADKIAEFLKTNKFI is encoded by the coding sequence ATGCCGAACATCGTGGTTCTGGTCAAGCAGGTCCCCGACACCTGGTCGGAGCGCAAGCTCAGCGAGGATGACTACACCCTCGACCGCGACTCCGCCGACGCGGTGCTCGACGAGATCAACGAGAACGCCGTCGAGGCCGCCCTGGAGCTGAAGGAGGCGCACGGCGGCAACGTCACCGTCGCCACCGTCGGCCCGGAGCGGGCCGTGGAGTCGCTGCGCAAGGCCCTGGCCATGGGCGCCGATGACGCGGTGATCCTCTCCGATGACGCGGTCGCCGGCTCCGACGCGGTGCAGACCGCCTGGGCGCTGTCCAACGTGCTCGACGCGATCGGCGAGTTCGACGTCGTCATCGCCGGCAACGCCTCCACCGACGGCGGCACCGGCACCGTGCCCGCCGCCCTCGGCGTCTACCGCGGGCTGCCGGTGCTCACCCACATGCGCTCGGTGGCCATCGAGGGCGAGACCATCACCGGCGAGCGGGAGACCGAGGACGGCATCTACGAGCTCAAGGCCTCCCTGCCGGCCATCGTCTCCGTCACCGAGAAGGCCAACTCCCCGCGCTTCGCCTCCTTCAAGGGCATCATGGCCGCGAAGAAGAAGCCGGTGCGCGAGCTGACCCTGGCCGACGTCGCCGCCGAGCCGGAGCAGCTGGGCGTGGAGAACTCCGCCACCAACGTCACCGGGGTCACCCCGAAGCCGGAGAAGTCCGCCGGCGAGATCGTCGCCGACGACGGCGCCGGCGCCGACAAGATCGCCGAATTCCTCAAGACCAACAAGTTCATCTAG
- a CDS encoding electron transfer flavoprotein subunit alpha/FixB family protein, whose translation MTDVLVLVDHTDGELKNATAELLTAARVFGTPAAVVVGKPGTAAKLADTLGAYGAGEILAAESDSAGTYLLSEEVDTLVALAAERQVPVVVTGSAAGKEIAGRVATLTGSGVLADVVAINADGSAKYSIFGGDFIVDGGGFGASPVYALRPGSVDPEEAPASPAVTEVAFPEAPDAPVEIVSFTPAEGGDRPELTEAKIVVAGGRGVASAEGFADVVEPLADALGAAVGASRAAVDAGYYPGQFQVGQTGKTVSPDLYIALGISGAIQHKAGMQTSKTVVSVNKDEEAPIFEISDLGIVGDLFDVTPALTDKVK comes from the coding sequence ATGACCGATGTCCTCGTTCTCGTCGACCACACCGATGGCGAGCTGAAGAACGCCACCGCCGAGCTGCTCACCGCGGCCCGCGTGTTCGGCACCCCCGCCGCCGTCGTCGTCGGCAAGCCCGGCACCGCCGCCAAGCTCGCCGACACCCTCGGCGCCTACGGCGCCGGGGAGATCCTCGCCGCCGAATCCGATTCCGCCGGCACCTACCTGCTCTCCGAGGAGGTCGACACCCTCGTCGCCCTCGCCGCCGAGCGCCAGGTGCCGGTCGTCGTCACCGGCTCCGCCGCCGGCAAGGAGATCGCCGGCCGGGTGGCCACCCTCACCGGCTCCGGCGTGCTCGCCGACGTCGTCGCGATCAACGCCGACGGCAGCGCCAAGTACTCCATCTTCGGCGGCGACTTCATCGTCGACGGCGGCGGCTTCGGCGCCTCCCCCGTCTACGCGCTGCGCCCCGGCTCGGTGGACCCGGAGGAGGCCCCGGCCTCCCCGGCGGTGACCGAGGTGGCCTTCCCCGAGGCCCCCGACGCCCCGGTGGAGATCGTCTCCTTCACCCCGGCCGAGGGCGGCGACCGCCCCGAGCTCACCGAGGCCAAGATCGTCGTCGCCGGCGGCCGCGGCGTCGCCTCCGCGGAGGGCTTCGCCGATGTCGTGGAGCCCCTGGCCGACGCCCTCGGCGCGGCCGTGGGCGCCTCCCGCGCCGCCGTGGACGCCGGCTACTACCCGGGCCAGTTCCAGGTCGGCCAGACCGGCAAGACCGTGTCCCCGGACCTGTACATCGCCCTGGGCATCTCCGGCGCCATCCAGCACAAGGCCGGTATGCAGACCTCCAAGACGGTGGTCTCGGTGAACAAGGACGAGGAGGCCCCGATCTTCGAGATCTCCGATCTCGGCATCGTCGGCGACCTCTTCGACGTCACCCCGGCGCTGACCGACAAGGTCAAGTAG
- a CDS encoding cysteine desulfurase family protein: MSERHYLDHAATSHLRPEAREALIGALGAGNPGGRYASGRAARALLDDARERVADLLGCEPVEVVFTSGGTEADNLAVQGLYLARSGSTIVAPPVEHEAVARIAAHLAAEHWAEILAAPVDAAGRVDPARLPELDRRGTALVACMAANNETGAIQPVAAVAERCRAAGVPLHVDAVQTAGAVLDASGAPTPFRDCGAATLALSAHKFGGPRGIGALLVRRGARLAAHVHGGGQERGLRSGTPDVAGAVGLAAALAADRAEGEERRRRLRALRDRLREGILATVDDVVVHTTEPALPGHLHLSFPGAEGDSLTMLLDAAGVECSTGSACSAGVHRPSHVLLAMGVAEDVARAAVRFTLGWDSTEADVAAVLAAVGDTVSRARAAGMA; the protein is encoded by the coding sequence ATGAGCGAGCGGCACTACCTCGACCATGCGGCCACCAGCCACCTGCGCCCCGAGGCCCGGGAGGCCCTCATCGGGGCGCTCGGCGCCGGCAACCCCGGCGGCCGCTACGCCTCCGGCCGCGCCGCCCGGGCGCTGCTCGACGACGCCCGGGAGCGGGTCGCCGACCTGCTCGGCTGCGAACCCGTCGAGGTGGTGTTCACCTCCGGGGGCACCGAGGCGGACAACCTCGCCGTGCAGGGGCTCTACCTCGCCCGCTCCGGCTCCACCATCGTGGCGCCCCCGGTGGAGCACGAGGCGGTGGCCCGGATCGCCGCGCATCTGGCCGCCGAGCACTGGGCGGAGATCCTGGCGGCCCCCGTCGACGCCGCCGGCCGGGTCGACCCGGCGCGGCTGCCGGAACTGGACCGCCGGGGCACCGCCCTGGTGGCCTGCATGGCCGCGAACAACGAGACCGGGGCGATCCAGCCGGTGGCCGCGGTCGCCGAGCGCTGCCGCGCCGCCGGGGTGCCGCTGCACGTCGACGCGGTGCAGACCGCCGGGGCGGTGCTCGACGCCTCCGGCGCGCCCACCCCCTTCCGGGACTGCGGGGCGGCCACCCTGGCGCTGTCCGCGCACAAGTTCGGCGGCCCCCGCGGGATCGGGGCGCTGCTGGTGCGCCGGGGGGCGCGCCTGGCCGCGCATGTGCACGGCGGCGGCCAGGAACGGGGGCTGCGCTCCGGCACCCCGGACGTGGCCGGGGCGGTGGGCCTGGCCGCGGCCCTGGCCGCCGACCGGGCCGAGGGGGAGGAGCGCCGGCGGCGGCTGCGCGCGCTGCGCGACCGGCTGCGCGAGGGCATCCTGGCCACCGTCGACGACGTGGTGGTGCACACCACCGAACCCGCCCTGCCGGGGCATCTGCACCTGAGCTTCCCCGGGGCGGAGGGCGACAGCCTGACCATGCTGCTCGACGCCGCCGGGGTGGAGTGCTCCACCGGCTCGGCCTGCTCCGCCGGGGTGCACCGGCCCAGCCATGTGCTGCTGGCCATGGGCGTGGCCGAGGACGTCGCCCGCGCCGCGGTGCGGTTCACCCTCGGCTGGGACTCCACCGAGGCCGATGTCGCCGCGGTGCTCGCCGCGGTCGGTGATACCGTGTCCCGGGCGCGGGCCGCGGGCATGGCCTGA
- the mnmA gene encoding tRNA 2-thiouridine(34) synthase MnmA, with the protein MRVVAAMSGGVDSSVAAARALAAGHEVIGVHLALSRDPAAVRESARGCCSLEDSADARRVCDRLGIPFYVWDFAERFEREVIGDFTASYARGETPNPCLRCNERIKFAALLERALALGFDAVASGHYAVHEGGLLRRSPDAAKDQSYVLGVLDRVQLAHCLFPCGDTEKPAIRAEAAALGLRTAAKPDSHDICFIPDGDTRAFLGARIGLRPGAVVDAGSGEVLARHQGVHGFTIGQRRGLGLPGPAADGRPRYVTGIDAATATVTVGPAEQLRVRRLEVDRAVWLADPGQVTAGPVQVQVRAHGAPVDCTVQPLAGPEDPGTGRGGAFRVHAAADLTGIAPGQAAVLYRPDPRGDIVLASGTIRGAGR; encoded by the coding sequence ATGCGCGTCGTCGCCGCGATGAGCGGGGGAGTGGACTCCTCCGTCGCCGCCGCCCGGGCCCTGGCCGCCGGCCATGAGGTCATCGGGGTGCACCTGGCGCTGTCCCGGGACCCGGCGGCGGTGCGCGAATCCGCCCGCGGCTGCTGCTCCCTGGAGGACTCCGCCGACGCCCGCCGGGTCTGCGACCGGCTGGGCATCCCCTTCTACGTGTGGGATTTCGCCGAGCGCTTCGAACGGGAGGTGATCGGCGACTTCACCGCCTCCTACGCCCGCGGGGAGACCCCCAACCCCTGCCTGCGCTGCAATGAGCGGATCAAGTTCGCCGCCCTGCTCGAACGCGCCCTGGCGCTGGGCTTCGACGCGGTGGCCAGCGGCCACTACGCGGTGCACGAGGGCGGGCTGCTGCGGCGCAGCCCGGACGCCGCCAAGGACCAGTCCTACGTGCTCGGGGTGCTCGACCGGGTGCAGCTGGCGCACTGCCTCTTCCCCTGCGGGGACACCGAGAAACCCGCGATCCGCGCCGAGGCCGCCGCGCTGGGCCTGCGCACCGCGGCGAAACCGGACAGCCACGACATCTGCTTCATCCCGGACGGGGACACCCGCGCCTTCCTCGGCGCCCGGATCGGGCTGCGCCCCGGGGCGGTGGTGGACGCCGGCAGCGGGGAGGTGCTCGCCCGGCACCAGGGGGTGCACGGGTTCACCATCGGCCAGCGCCGCGGCCTGGGCCTGCCCGGGCCCGCCGCCGACGGCCGGCCCCGCTACGTCACCGGCATCGACGCGGCCACCGCCACGGTCACCGTGGGCCCCGCCGAGCAGCTGCGGGTGCGCCGGCTGGAGGTGGACCGGGCGGTGTGGCTGGCCGACCCGGGTCAGGTCACCGCGGGCCCGGTGCAGGTGCAGGTGCGCGCGCACGGCGCCCCGGTGGACTGCACGGTGCAGCCGCTGGCCGGCCCGGAGGACCCGGGCACCGGCCGCGGCGGGGCCTTCCGGGTGCACGCCGCGGCGGATCTCACCGGGATCGCCCCCGGCCAGGCCGCGGTGCTCTACCGCCCCGACCCGCGCGGGGACATCGTGCTGGCCTCCGGCACCATCCGGGGGGCCGGCCGGTGA